In a single window of the Thermofilum uzonense genome:
- the alaS gene encoding alanine--tRNA ligase, producing MEDFENLPFFLENGWIKKKCPYCGRVFWTLNPNRETCGDQPCEPYSFIGEKVGKHVESITEVRSSFIRFFEERGHTPVKRYPVVARWREDVYLVGASIYDFQPWVTEGLVSPPANPLVISQPSIRLTDVDNVGKTSRHLTGFEMMAHHAFNFPGKSVYWANETVEYAFNLFTRVYGIRPDEITFVYDMWSGGGNAGEDYEVLVRGLEVATLVFMHYKTRENGELVPIQNRIVDTGYGLERIYWLLTGKYNVYEAVFPEIIEYLRNQSGVGLPDPHIMAQIARLSGRLDYKKPIEAYETLTAISKSLGMSLEELRKHVEPHESIYAIADHTRSLLWMIGDGIVPSNTGAGYLARLLIRRSLRYMWRLGLQVRLAEVISKQIEKWKSDFPEYFEIQDEILDIIDEEENRFRETLQRGDKIISEVISNVLSSGASEIPSDTLVTLYESHGIPPEVLEEKAAKYNLKVNTVGFYSRLAELRSRSQQGQKEALSIAIDPNQVKDFPPTRKLYYEDEKLANFTATVLGVLDGKYVILDKTAFYPEGGGQLTDVGRLEFNGQTCEVERVIKVGDVILHQCRGKIPEKGLTVNGYIDIKRRLNLMRHHTATHVVLGALRRVLGRHVWQAGALKTEEYVRFDFTHHKSITPEQARMIEYLANSVVWSNRPVRKYLLERTQAEQKYGFTLYQGGAVPEKILRIVEIEGWDAEACGGTHVDNTGEIGIIKILGFEKIQDGVVRVVFKAGEPALKHIQEQEAKIQSLKEILQATDELVVEKARELVRNVEVLEKEVKRLREQILTGSYQQTISPVYRKGDVEVYLVESSDMDPREVATTLGKSKSNAIVLAYSSDGRVALKVNDKLLDKYDAREIGRRLCDKLGGRGGGVKDLFQGRISNTKDLKEALIHALEA from the coding sequence ATGGAGGACTTTGAGAATCTTCCATTCTTCCTCGAGAATGGATGGATTAAAAAGAAGTGTCCCTACTGCGGCAGAGTTTTCTGGACCTTAAACCCAAATCGAGAAACATGCGGGGATCAACCTTGTGAACCCTACTCTTTCATAGGCGAGAAGGTAGGAAAACATGTGGAAAGCATCACCGAGGTACGAAGCAGTTTTATAAGATTTTTCGAAGAAAGGGGTCACACGCCGGTCAAAAGATATCCTGTGGTAGCTAGGTGGCGCGAGGACGTCTACCTTGTAGGAGCCTCGATCTATGATTTTCAGCCATGGGTCACCGAGGGGTTAGTCTCTCCCCCAGCTAACCCACTCGTAATCTCTCAGCCGAGCATCAGGCTGACAGACGTGGATAACGTAGGAAAGACTAGCAGACACCTAACCGGCTTCGAAATGATGGCGCATCACGCGTTCAACTTTCCCGGGAAAAGTGTTTATTGGGCTAACGAGACCGTAGAATATGCCTTTAATCTTTTCACCAGGGTATACGGTATAAGGCCAGATGAGATAACATTTGTATATGATATGTGGAGTGGGGGAGGGAACGCTGGAGAAGACTACGAGGTTCTTGTTCGAGGCTTGGAGGTGGCAACCCTAGTATTTATGCATTACAAGACACGAGAAAACGGAGAGCTCGTCCCGATACAGAATAGAATTGTAGACACGGGCTATGGTTTGGAAAGAATATATTGGCTCTTGACAGGCAAATACAACGTTTATGAGGCTGTTTTCCCTGAAATAATAGAATACCTTAGAAACCAGTCAGGGGTAGGCCTCCCTGACCCCCATATCATGGCTCAAATCGCCAGATTAAGCGGCAGGCTCGACTACAAAAAACCAATAGAGGCCTATGAGACCCTCACAGCAATTTCAAAATCACTAGGCATGAGCTTAGAAGAGCTCAGAAAACACGTCGAGCCACACGAATCCATCTATGCTATAGCAGACCACACCCGTTCGCTTCTATGGATGATTGGTGACGGTATAGTACCAAGCAACACTGGTGCAGGCTACCTTGCAAGACTCCTGATCCGCCGCAGCCTCAGATATATGTGGAGGCTTGGGCTTCAAGTGAGGCTCGCCGAGGTCATCTCGAAACAGATAGAGAAGTGGAAGTCGGATTTCCCAGAATACTTCGAGATACAAGACGAGATACTAGACATTATAGACGAGGAGGAAAACAGATTCCGAGAAACCCTCCAGAGAGGTGATAAGATAATATCTGAAGTGATAAGTAATGTTTTAAGCAGTGGAGCAAGCGAGATTCCCAGCGATACGCTTGTAACATTGTACGAATCCCATGGAATACCGCCAGAAGTTCTAGAGGAAAAAGCTGCTAAATATAACCTCAAAGTAAACACTGTTGGATTTTATTCTCGCTTAGCAGAACTCAGAAGCAGATCGCAACAAGGCCAGAAAGAAGCCCTAAGTATAGCGATAGATCCAAACCAAGTCAAGGACTTCCCGCCAACTCGAAAATTATATTACGAGGACGAAAAACTAGCGAATTTCACAGCAACGGTTCTGGGCGTCCTAGACGGGAAATACGTTATACTCGACAAAACAGCGTTTTATCCAGAGGGGGGTGGACAGCTAACAGACGTAGGTAGATTGGAATTCAACGGCCAGACTTGTGAGGTTGAAAGAGTTATAAAGGTGGGCGACGTGATTCTCCACCAATGCCGCGGGAAAATACCCGAGAAAGGATTGACCGTCAACGGATACATCGATATCAAAAGACGACTCAACCTTATGAGGCATCACACAGCCACTCACGTCGTCCTGGGAGCCCTTAGGCGAGTTCTTGGAAGACACGTATGGCAGGCGGGGGCTCTTAAAACGGAGGAATATGTACGGTTTGATTTCACGCACCACAAGTCCATCACTCCGGAACAGGCGCGTATGATTGAATACTTAGCGAACAGTGTAGTGTGGTCAAACAGGCCCGTCCGCAAATATCTACTAGAGAGAACCCAGGCTGAGCAGAAGTATGGCTTTACACTCTATCAGGGTGGCGCTGTCCCCGAGAAAATCCTTAGAATAGTGGAGATAGAGGGTTGGGACGCCGAAGCCTGCGGGGGAACCCATGTAGACAACACTGGAGAAATAGGAATAATTAAGATATTAGGCTTTGAGAAGATACAAGACGGCGTTGTAAGGGTCGTCTTTAAAGCAGGTGAACCCGCTCTAAAGCACATTCAGGAACAAGAAGCAAAAATACAATCTCTAAAGGAAATCCTGCAAGCTACAGATGAGTTGGTTGTCGAGAAGGCTCGAGAACTGGTAAGGAATGTGGAAGTCCTTGAGAAAGAGGTCAAACGCCTACGAGAACAGATCCTAACAGGTTCATACCAACAAACAATCTCACCCGTCTACAGGAAGGGTGATGTCGAGGTATATCTCGTCGAGTCATCAGATATGGATCCAAGAGAGGTTGCGACCACCCTAGGAAAGTCAAAAAGCAACGCCATAGTTTTAGCCTATAGCTCAGACGGGCGGGTTGCACTGAAAGTAAACGACAAATTACTCGACAAGTACGATGCGCGTGAAATAGGTCGAAGGCTTTGTGACAAGCTAGGCGGGCGTGGTGGAGGCGTGAAAGATCTTTTCCAGGGACGAATATCGAACACCAAGGATCTCAAGGAGGCCTTGATTCACGCTTTGGAGGCTTAA
- a CDS encoding nascent polypeptide-associated complex protein: protein MKRLSPREQRRLLERMGLSLKDIEGVEEVQIKLRDKIITIKNPVVQVLEVKGSGKIYQISGVEEESPLTVAPSSQQLEVSEEDIDLIVAQTGATREEAKKALIESGGDIAKAILSLRSSKV, encoded by the coding sequence ATGAAAAGGCTAAGCCCACGCGAGCAGCGAAGACTACTCGAAAGAATGGGTTTGAGCTTAAAGGATATAGAAGGAGTAGAGGAAGTTCAGATAAAACTAAGGGACAAGATCATCACGATTAAAAACCCGGTTGTACAAGTGCTTGAGGTTAAAGGAAGCGGCAAAATCTATCAGATCAGCGGTGTTGAGGAGGAAAGCCCACTAACAGTGGCACCCAGCTCCCAACAGCTCGAGGTCTCAGAGGAGGACATTGATCTTATAGTCGCTCAGACAGGAGCAACACGCGAGGAGGCTAAGAAGGCTCTAATTGAGAGCGGAGGCGACATAGCCAAGGCGATACTCTCGTTACGCTCCAGCAAGGTATAA
- the pgsA gene encoding archaetidylinositol phosphate synthase, which yields MKGDEESMLNRIRAKLQVYLRYIAAPLVYLRIDPNLITLTGLLFGFLSVLAYAHYPLMILFFILMILSDAIDGQVARAIGKVTKFGAFLDSTIDRVEDALSYYLLYLLRIVGVEELLIAMIGAFLVSYTRSRAESLGVEMMGIGVAERAERLILTFLALITAPLSLTVARIIFAGLLVLTYLTVLQRALHVYKMLGDA from the coding sequence ATGAAAGGGGATGAGGAGTCAATGCTTAACAGGATTCGCGCAAAGCTACAAGTATATTTAAGGTATATAGCTGCCCCCCTCGTCTACTTACGCATTGATCCAAACCTGATAACCCTTACAGGGCTGCTCTTCGGGTTTCTATCAGTGCTAGCCTACGCTCATTATCCATTAATGATTCTGTTTTTTATTTTAATGATACTAAGCGACGCTATCGACGGCCAAGTTGCCCGTGCCATTGGGAAGGTTACAAAATTTGGGGCTTTTCTTGACTCGACAATAGACCGTGTTGAAGATGCCTTATCATACTACCTGCTCTATTTACTCCGCATCGTAGGTGTCGAGGAGTTACTTATAGCTATGATTGGAGCTTTCCTGGTGAGTTATACTCGCTCGCGAGCCGAGTCTCTTGGTGTTGAAATGATGGGCATCGGTGTTGCTGAGCGAGCCGAAAGGCTAATTCTCACCTTTCTGGCGCTAATTACAGCGCCCCTTAGTTTGACTGTAGCAAGGATAATCTTCGCTGGACTGCTGGTTCTCACATATCTAACTGTCCTCCAACGAGCACTACATGTCTACAAGATGTTAGGTGATGCATGA